The region CAGGCCGCATCCGACGGCGGCACCTCCCCGGGAACGACGAAGACGAGAGTCGCCCCCGGCGCCCCTTTTGCAAGTTCGATGAGATCTCCGTCGTGGAGTTCCCGCCGCGTGCCCCGGTCGAGCGGCGTGCCGTTCACGAAGGTTCCGCCTGTGCTGCCGCAGTCCTCGATGAGCCAGACGTCCCCTCGCCGGGTGAGCCGGGCGTGCGGCTTTGATATCCGGGTGACCGCCGCGTAGTCCTCGCCGAGCACGACCTCACGCTCGGGGTCGGACCGGCCGGGCGCGCTCGGGTCGGCCCGGCCTATGGCGATGGTGTCGTGCCCGATCGGGAAGACCTTTCCGTCATCCGCCCCGCCGAGGAGGAAGAGGACCGGGCGCCGGCCGAAGAACTCGCCCGAGAACGTCTCCCGAACGCCGGCGAGTTTCTTTGCGAGCACGGCGTCCGTGAGCGTCAGTTTCAGGTTCGAGAAGAGCCCGAGACTCCTGGTGATCGCCTCAAGGCCCCCGGGCACGAGCGAGTATTTCCAGACCGGGTGGATTCCTTTCGCGGTCGGGCGTGAGAGGCCGGCCTCCTTCCGGACGACTCCGATGCTCATCAGTTTGTCGAGGTGTTTCTTCGTGTTCTCGTAACTCGTCTCGATCTCGGACGATATCTGCCGAACGTCTTTTGGCGTCCGTTCGATGACCTTCAGAATCTTTAAGCGTGTGCTGCTGCTCAGCACGTCGAGGTATTCGGAGAGTTCCTGCAGGTCGTCGGTGTCTATATCGAGGATCAGGGTCCTTGAGTCGTCGTCGTCGGTCATAGTCTCTCCTGCCGGCCAATCTATTGTTGTATGGTTTCACGAGCCTTCTGATGAAGGTTGTGCAGACCGCCGACACCGGGCCGGCCGGTCGTGCCTCCGTTGCCGGGGTGCCTGCTCTTCCGGCCATTCG is a window of Methanoculleus sp. 7T DNA encoding:
- a CDS encoding FHA domain-containing protein; amino-acid sequence: MTDDDDSRTLILDIDTDDLQELSEYLDVLSSSTRLKILKVIERTPKDVRQISSEIETSYENTKKHLDKLMSIGVVRKEAGLSRPTAKGIHPVWKYSLVPGGLEAITRSLGLFSNLKLTLTDAVLAKKLAGVRETFSGEFFGRRPVLFLLGGADDGKVFPIGHDTIAIGRADPSAPGRSDPEREVVLGEDYAAVTRISKPHARLTRRGDVWLIEDCGSTGGTFVNGTPLDRGTRRELHDGDLIELAKGAPGATLVFVVPGEVPPSDAA